One window from the genome of Anaerococcus sp. Marseille-Q7828 encodes:
- the nrdG gene encoding anaerobic ribonucleoside-triphosphate reductase activating protein, giving the protein MNYGQIRKYDIANGPGIRTSIFVTGCSLNCKNCFNKDYQNPSFGNLWTEKEDELLISYLSDPNVAGLTILGGEPFENAQGLISLLKKIKTNKSIWIYSGYTYDFLIKHEDTLELLKLVDVLVDGPFIESMKDLNLYFRGSRNQRIIDVKESLLNDELILLEGY; this is encoded by the coding sequence ATGAATTATGGACAAATAAGAAAATATGATATAGCAAATGGACCAGGAATTAGGACCAGCATATTTGTAACAGGATGTAGTCTAAACTGCAAAAACTGCTTTAATAAAGACTACCAAAATCCTAGTTTTGGAAATCTTTGGACCGAAAAAGAAGATGAATTATTGATTTCATATTTAAGTGATCCTAATGTAGCAGGACTAACCATTCTTGGTGGTGAACCTTTTGAAAATGCTCAAGGACTAATTTCCTTACTAAAAAAAATCAAAACTAATAAGTCCATCTGGATATACTCTGGCTATACTTATGATTTCCTAATAAAACACGAGGATACTCTTGAACTTCTTAAACTTGTAGATGTTCTTGTAGATGGTCCTTTTATAGAAAGCATGAAAGATCTTAACCTCTATTTTAGGGGATCAAGAAATCAAAGAATAATTGATGTAAAAGAAAGTTTGCTAAATGATGAACTTATCCTCCTTGAAGGGTATTAA
- a CDS encoding LemA family protein has product MKIKNNKKSGFGTVGIIIAIVVILLVLTVPTYNRLAGAREDVNEAYAQVQNVVQRRADLIPNLVNTVKGYSDYEGETLTKVTEARAGVKNASSPQELADANEKVSQAIRDINVVAEAYPDLKANTQYTQLMDELAGSENRISVERGNYNSAVKKYNSDIKKFPTNIIAGITGYDQAEYFQASEGSENAPTVDFSKDN; this is encoded by the coding sequence ATGAAAATTAAGAACAATAAGAAATCAGGTTTTGGAACTGTAGGCATCATAATTGCAATAGTTGTGATTCTATTAGTCCTAACAGTTCCGACCTACAATAGACTTGCAGGAGCTCGTGAAGATGTAAACGAAGCCTATGCACAAGTGCAAAATGTTGTACAAAGAAGAGCTGACTTGATACCAAACCTTGTAAACACAGTAAAGGGTTATTCTGATTATGAAGGAGAGACCCTAACAAAGGTAACTGAAGCAAGGGCTGGGGTTAAAAATGCATCTTCACCACAAGAATTGGCTGATGCTAATGAAAAAGTTAGCCAAGCTATTAGAGATATTAATGTTGTTGCAGAAGCATATCCAGACCTAAAAGCAAATACCCAGTACACACAACTAATGGATGAACTTGCTGGTTCTGAAAATAGGATTTCTGTCGAAAGAGGAAATTATAACAGCGCTGTTAAAAAATACAATTCTGACATTAAAAAATTCCCAACTAATATTATAGCTGGAATTACTGGCTATGACCAAGCAGAGTATTTCCAAGCAAGTGAAGGAAGCGAAAACGCACCAACTGTCGATTTTAGCAAAGATAATTAG